The Seleniivibrio woodruffii genome window below encodes:
- a CDS encoding 2-isopropylmalate synthase — translation MSKRKIMIFDTTLRDGEQAPGFSMNTEEKIQLALQIEKMGVDVMEAGFPISSPGDFEAVSRVAAVIKNCGVAGLCRANKKDIEVGWEALKGAVRPRIHTFIATSDIHLQYKLKKTREETLQIAIDAVKFARNLCDDVEFSAEDATRSDVDYLCRVVEAVIAAGAKTVNIPDTVGYTVPMEYEKIISAIMNRVPNVDKARISVHCHNDLGLASANSLAAVKAGASQVECTINGIGERAGNTSLEEVIMAMTVRKDLFDEIEFGVNTKEIYRSSKMLTAITGVNVQPNKAIVGKNAFAHEAGIHQDGVLKNRITYEIMTPESVGYPANSLVLGKHSGRHAFVQRLKALGFEISDEAMQAAFDAFKILADKKKEVFDEDIENIVLNQTAQTTKHFDLDRINMFSGNTAIPTATVRLKNADNEFITDASIGDGPVDAALKAIERIAGIQGRLKSYDIKALTEGKDAQGEVTLSAEFEKCGYVVKGRGADTDVVVASAKAYLDALNKYITRRESKLAPKVEGGI, via the coding sequence ATGTCAAAAAGAAAGATCATGATTTTCGACACAACACTCAGAGACGGCGAGCAGGCACCCGGATTTTCCATGAACACCGAAGAGAAAATCCAGCTGGCACTCCAGATTGAAAAAATGGGCGTTGACGTTATGGAAGCAGGCTTCCCCATCTCATCCCCCGGCGACTTTGAGGCTGTGAGCCGTGTTGCCGCCGTAATCAAAAACTGCGGCGTGGCAGGTCTCTGCCGTGCCAACAAAAAAGATATAGAAGTGGGCTGGGAAGCTCTGAAAGGTGCTGTTCGTCCCCGCATCCACACTTTCATAGCCACCAGCGACATACACCTTCAGTACAAACTGAAAAAGACCAGAGAGGAGACACTCCAGATAGCCATTGACGCTGTAAAATTCGCCAGAAACCTCTGCGATGACGTTGAGTTCAGCGCAGAAGACGCAACCAGAAGCGACGTTGACTACCTGTGCCGTGTTGTTGAAGCTGTAATCGCCGCAGGCGCAAAAACAGTGAACATCCCCGACACAGTGGGCTACACAGTGCCGATGGAATATGAAAAGATAATCAGTGCGATCATGAACAGAGTGCCCAACGTTGACAAGGCAAGAATAAGCGTTCACTGCCACAACGACCTCGGCCTCGCCTCCGCAAACTCTCTGGCCGCCGTCAAAGCAGGCGCAAGTCAGGTGGAGTGCACAATAAACGGAATCGGCGAAAGAGCGGGCAACACATCTCTGGAAGAGGTAATAATGGCCATGACAGTCAGAAAAGACCTGTTCGATGAGATAGAGTTCGGCGTTAACACCAAAGAGATCTACCGCTCAAGCAAAATGCTGACAGCCATAACAGGCGTAAACGTTCAGCCCAACAAGGCCATCGTCGGCAAGAACGCATTCGCACACGAAGCCGGGATCCATCAGGACGGCGTGCTGAAAAACAGAATAACCTATGAGATCATGACTCCCGAAAGCGTCGGCTACCCCGCAAACAGCCTTGTGCTGGGCAAACACTCCGGCCGCCACGCATTTGTTCAGAGACTTAAAGCTCTGGGCTTCGAGATTTCCGACGAAGCTATGCAGGCCGCATTTGATGCTTTCAAAATTTTGGCCGATAAGAAGAAGGAAGTGTTCGACGAGGACATTGAGAATATTGTTCTGAACCAGACAGCGCAGACCACAAAGCACTTTGATCTGGACAGAATAAACATGTTCAGCGGCAACACTGCGATACCCACTGCCACTGTAAGGCTTAAAAACGCAGATAACGAGTTCATCACCGATGCTTCAATCGGCGACGGCCCCGTGGATGCGGCTCTTAAAGCCATTGAGAGGATAGCGGGTATTCAGGGCAGACTGAAAAGCTACGACATCAAAGCCCTTACCGAGGGCAAGGATGCTCAGGGCGAAGTGACCCTCTCCGCAGAGTTTGAAAAATGCGGCTACGTCGTTAAGGGCAGAGGAGCCGACACCGACGTTGTGGTTGCCAGCGCAAAGGCTTATCTTGACGCTCTGAATAAGTACATTACGAGAAGAGAGTCGAAACTTGCTCCGAAGGTGGAAGGCGGAATTTAA
- a CDS encoding flagellar brake protein, producing MQKEAVKNIEEYLSVNTRVTVAIKNARYQGVYDSRVEDFGGNSIYISQPSADGVPVPMVPGTAAEIEFVSNNGRYRFATTVTGRQSQGNVTLVELEKPKVITRNQLREFYRVDTNIKGKAKLFYAAVPDKNMKIPHKSVDCVVLDLSGGGGKFITSQWFEQNQPFLLDLSEAIGELDSAPCTAVRVRRIQERTEVSFRFDFTKESDRNFIIKYVFKRQIELKQTLG from the coding sequence ATGCAAAAAGAAGCTGTTAAAAACATAGAGGAATACCTGTCGGTGAACACCCGCGTCACAGTGGCAATTAAAAACGCCAGATATCAGGGCGTTTATGATTCCCGTGTTGAGGATTTCGGCGGAAACAGCATATACATCTCCCAGCCCTCGGCTGACGGTGTACCTGTTCCGATGGTTCCGGGAACAGCGGCAGAAATAGAATTTGTGAGCAACAACGGTCGTTACCGTTTTGCAACCACAGTGACCGGAAGACAGTCCCAGGGCAACGTTACCCTTGTGGAACTGGAAAAGCCGAAAGTCATCACCAGAAATCAGCTGCGTGAGTTTTATCGGGTTGACACCAACATAAAGGGCAAGGCAAAGCTGTTTTATGCAGCAGTGCCCGATAAGAACATGAAGATACCCCACAAGAGCGTTGACTGCGTTGTGCTGGATCTCTCAGGCGGCGGCGGAAAGTTTATAACCTCGCAATGGTTCGAGCAGAACCAGCCGTTTCTGCTGGATCTTTCAGAAGCCATAGGCGAGCTGGACAGCGCACCCTGCACTGCGGTTCGTGTCCGCAGGATTCAGGAGCGCACAGAGGTCAGCTTCCGTTTCGATTTTACAAAGGAATCCGACAGGAACTTCATAATAAAGTATGTTTTCAAGAGGCAGATCGAGCTTAAACAGACCCTCGGATAA
- the ruvA gene encoding Holliday junction branch migration protein RuvA produces the protein MIYSVKGILAEKLPATAVIDTGSVAYEISISAATYRTLPSIGEKAGLFTHFVMREDAVALYGFATIEEKKLFLLLNTISKIGPKIALAILSAMEAKKFMNAVVQNDITLIATIPGIGRKSAERIIVELKDKFGQLAVQSEGSQAAGGTEDLVSALSNLGYSANDCRKAVTKIYKPGTPFEELFRLALKELSQ, from the coding sequence ATGATATACAGCGTAAAAGGTATTCTGGCTGAAAAGCTCCCCGCAACGGCGGTGATCGACACAGGTTCTGTGGCATATGAAATATCAATTTCAGCCGCAACCTACCGCACACTGCCGAGCATAGGCGAAAAGGCCGGACTCTTCACACACTTCGTAATGCGTGAGGATGCGGTGGCTCTTTACGGGTTCGCCACCATTGAGGAGAAAAAACTCTTCCTTCTGCTGAACACCATTTCAAAGATAGGTCCGAAGATAGCACTGGCAATCCTTTCGGCAATGGAAGCTAAAAAGTTCATGAACGCTGTTGTTCAGAACGACATAACGCTGATAGCCACAATCCCCGGCATAGGCCGCAAGTCCGCTGAACGTATAATCGTTGAGCTGAAAGACAAATTCGGTCAGCTTGCAGTTCAGTCCGAAGGCTCGCAGGCCGCAGGGGGAACGGAAGACCTCGTCAGTGCGCTTTCAAACCTCGGCTATTCCGCAAACGACTGCCGCAAGGCCGTTACCAAGATTTATAAACCCGGAACACCTTTCGAGGAACTGTTCAGGCTGGCACTCAAGGAACTTTCACAGTAG
- a CDS encoding DUF2023 family protein, whose translation MGQADNRLFSHLLYEYKKGIRRLVLYTARESDAEACRGKLRRGNITWHETPAKEGRINFFFGDCPCISIVKSFGDKPLNGFDEKEDFILGVLLGYDITKQCERYLGNIEKQFCAACCG comes from the coding sequence ATGGGACAGGCTGACAACAGACTCTTTTCCCATCTGCTTTATGAATATAAGAAGGGTATCCGCCGTCTGGTTCTCTACACAGCGAGAGAATCGGATGCGGAGGCCTGCCGCGGGAAACTTAGACGCGGAAATATAACATGGCACGAAACGCCTGCTAAAGAGGGTCGTATAAACTTTTTCTTCGGCGACTGCCCCTGCATCAGCATTGTAAAAAGCTTCGGTGACAAGCCGCTGAACGGTTTTGACGAAAAAGAGGATTTCATTCTCGGCGTTCTGCTCGGTTATGACATAACCAAACAGTGCGAAAGATATCTCGGAAATATAGAAAAACAGTTCTGTGCAGCCTGCTGCGGATAA
- a CDS encoding nitroreductase family protein, protein MLELIKKTRSYRRFDHSRKLDDAFLAELVDAARLAQSAANAQPLRYVTVNSPEYVDKIFPHLRWAGKLKDWDGPVESERPVAYIAVYGDSEAKPSSFAQVDSGIAMQNICLTAMSKGVGSCMFGSIIKNEINRILGVTDERYSLLWVIALGYPVENVVLVDNTGDLSYYRDADGNHYVPKHRHDEVLLGKF, encoded by the coding sequence ATGCTTGAACTTATAAAAAAGACCCGTTCATACAGAAGGTTTGACCATTCCAGAAAGCTGGATGACGCTTTTCTGGCGGAACTTGTGGATGCGGCCAGACTGGCGCAGAGTGCGGCCAATGCACAGCCCCTCAGATATGTCACCGTGAACAGCCCTGAGTATGTTGATAAGATATTTCCGCACCTGCGCTGGGCGGGCAAGCTGAAAGACTGGGACGGTCCAGTCGAGTCGGAACGCCCGGTGGCCTATATTGCAGTGTACGGCGACAGCGAGGCCAAGCCATCGTCCTTCGCACAGGTGGATTCGGGAATTGCCATGCAGAACATCTGCCTGACAGCCATGAGCAAAGGGGTGGGCAGCTGTATGTTCGGCAGTATCATAAAGAATGAAATTAACCGGATTCTGGGTGTCACGGATGAACGTTACAGCCTTTTGTGGGTGATTGCTCTGGGATATCCTGTTGAGAATGTAGTGCTGGTTGATAATACGGGCGATCTTTCATACTACAGAGATGCGGACGGCAACCACTATGTGCCGAAACACAGGCACGATGAGGTTCTGCTGGGGAAGTTTTGA
- a CDS encoding phosphatidylserine decarboxylase family protein — protein MIAKEGFPFVLGSLAVFLVLVIFPVKLIIVVVAVFCAFCMWFFRDPERSIPPFKDVIVSPADGKVIEVFPIEHNGETVTKISIFMNVFNVHVNRMPITGKILSVRHMDGKFLPADKPEASYENEQNIIEIESEYGNITVKQIAGLIARRTVCYAKEGELLPIGDRLGIIKFSSRLEVFVPKGFDISLKNGDIVKAGESIIAKYAGA, from the coding sequence TTGATAGCTAAAGAGGGTTTCCCCTTTGTACTCGGATCGCTTGCTGTTTTTCTTGTGCTGGTGATCTTTCCGGTCAAACTTATTATTGTCGTGGTAGCCGTTTTCTGTGCATTCTGCATGTGGTTTTTCCGCGACCCCGAGCGCAGCATCCCGCCGTTTAAGGATGTGATAGTCTCCCCTGCCGACGGCAAGGTAATCGAAGTGTTCCCCATTGAACACAATGGCGAGACCGTAACAAAAATCAGTATATTCATGAACGTTTTCAACGTACACGTAAACCGTATGCCCATCACGGGAAAAATACTCTCCGTCAGACATATGGACGGAAAATTCCTTCCCGCCGACAAACCCGAGGCATCGTATGAAAACGAACAGAACATAATAGAGATCGAAAGCGAATACGGTAATATTACCGTTAAACAGATAGCAGGTCTCATCGCCCGCAGAACCGTCTGCTATGCCAAAGAGGGCGAACTGCTGCCCATCGGCGACAGACTGGGGATAATCAAATTCTCCTCCAGACTGGAAGTGTTCGTCCCGAAAGGGTTTGACATTTCGCTTAAAAACGGTGATATTGTTAAAGCAGGCGAATCAATTATCGCCAAATATGCAGGTGCTTAA
- a CDS encoding DUF2325 domain-containing protein, which produces MKVCIIGGLQRRENEYLSACKQMGYKAKVFNEMNSSFENSIKCTNCVVFLTTLSSHNMINKAKNICRRHDIPFICTDKTSPESVSGMIREAMECKENCKGCLLHAEGRKAN; this is translated from the coding sequence ATGAAAGTATGCATAATAGGCGGCCTGCAGAGAAGAGAAAACGAATATCTTTCAGCATGCAAACAGATGGGATATAAAGCGAAAGTGTTCAACGAAATGAACAGCTCTTTCGAAAACAGCATAAAATGCACAAACTGCGTGGTTTTCCTGACAACACTGTCCAGCCACAACATGATAAATAAAGCAAAAAATATCTGCCGCAGACACGACATCCCGTTCATCTGCACAGACAAAACAAGCCCCGAATCCGTAAGCGGAATGATCAGAGAAGCTATGGAGTGCAAAGAGAACTGCAAAGGCTGCCTGCTTCACGCTGAAGGCAGAAAGGCCAACTGA
- a CDS encoding methyl-accepting chemotaxis protein: MKLKVRILLYVAVTVLIGMGVLFTVNFFTLKKNMFSAEVAKARSFVLAAEGVREFMGLASAADVYKTDELVHDINRLLLTVPIVGAMKTMELKSEEAGLKFKVPKISPRNPINEPDETDLMALKELDKLDQGAQAKTSPEFVYHDKENEQLRYYKAIRLSEVCEKCHGDPATSQALWGNSEGKDPTGVKMENWRAGELHGAFEVYLPTAPVYAAIYKNLMVSFLVFLPVTIVILIILYLINSRYIFNRVQEVGDALSKIAAGDFTVRMQVTHDDEIGDLVKATNKMTADVNDALMVVTDSISSIASTAAELSSNAETIAHGAMEQSGQVAATASAVEEVNSTVIEVAQNASNVSKSAEDASNSVAQGHRLVEETRNMMEQIATSVSDSAVTVRKLGESSEQIGQIIQVIDDIADQTNLLALNAAIEAARAGEHGRGFAVVADEVRKLAEKTVKATQEIADMIQSIQADTGGAVAGMHEGVMQVENGKTKAEEAKEALDVIKMNVQNVSNEVGMIARATEEQASATEMMAQSIENISHVTSENSVASQETAKAVEQLSHLANDLQGLIHRFKTGK, translated from the coding sequence ATGAAACTAAAGGTCAGGATTCTGCTTTATGTAGCAGTAACGGTTTTGATTGGCATGGGAGTGCTGTTTACCGTCAACTTCTTTACGCTGAAGAAAAACATGTTCAGCGCGGAAGTTGCGAAGGCAAGAAGCTTTGTTCTTGCGGCAGAAGGTGTCCGGGAGTTTATGGGTCTGGCGTCGGCAGCGGACGTTTACAAAACAGACGAGCTGGTTCACGACATCAACAGGCTTCTGCTCACAGTGCCCATCGTTGGCGCTATGAAAACCATGGAGCTGAAATCGGAAGAAGCGGGACTTAAGTTCAAGGTTCCCAAGATTTCACCCAGAAACCCGATCAACGAACCGGATGAAACAGACCTCATGGCTCTCAAGGAGCTTGACAAGCTGGATCAGGGCGCACAGGCCAAAACCAGCCCCGAGTTTGTGTATCACGATAAAGAGAATGAACAGTTAAGATATTATAAAGCCATCAGGCTTTCGGAAGTTTGTGAGAAATGCCACGGAGATCCTGCCACTTCGCAGGCTCTCTGGGGCAACTCCGAAGGCAAAGATCCCACAGGGGTCAAAATGGAGAACTGGAGAGCGGGAGAACTGCACGGTGCTTTCGAGGTATATCTGCCCACAGCACCAGTCTACGCCGCAATCTATAAAAACCTGATGGTATCGTTCCTCGTGTTCCTGCCCGTCACCATAGTGATTCTGATAATCCTGTATCTCATTAACAGCAGATACATATTCAACAGAGTCCAGGAGGTCGGAGATGCGCTGAGCAAAATTGCCGCAGGCGATTTCACCGTGCGCATGCAGGTGACCCATGACGATGAGATTGGTGACCTCGTAAAAGCCACCAACAAAATGACCGCAGACGTCAACGATGCCCTTATGGTTGTGACCGACTCCATATCGTCCATAGCCTCCACAGCGGCGGAACTCTCCAGCAATGCTGAGACAATAGCCCACGGAGCAATGGAACAGTCCGGACAGGTGGCGGCAACGGCTTCCGCTGTTGAAGAGGTCAACTCAACAGTTATTGAGGTTGCGCAGAACGCCTCCAACGTTTCGAAGAGTGCCGAGGACGCAAGCAACTCAGTTGCACAGGGACACAGACTGGTTGAGGAGACCAGAAACATGATGGAGCAGATAGCTACGTCGGTTTCAGATTCCGCAGTCACCGTGCGCAAACTGGGCGAAAGCAGCGAACAGATCGGTCAGATAATTCAGGTTATCGACGACATCGCCGACCAGACGAACCTGCTGGCTCTCAACGCCGCAATAGAAGCCGCAAGAGCCGGAGAACACGGCAGAGGTTTCGCAGTCGTTGCAGACGAGGTTCGCAAACTGGCCGAAAAGACCGTCAAGGCAACTCAGGAGATCGCCGACATGATCCAGTCCATTCAGGCCGATACAGGCGGCGCAGTGGCCGGAATGCACGAAGGCGTTATGCAGGTTGAAAACGGAAAGACCAAGGCCGAAGAAGCCAAAGAGGCGCTGGACGTGATAAAAATGAACGTTCAGAACGTTTCCAACGAGGTGGGCATGATAGCCCGTGCAACAGAGGAACAGGCTTCCGCCACAGAAATGATGGCGCAGAGCATTGAGAACATTTCACATGTCACCAGCGAAAACTCTGTAGCATCGCAGGAGACGGCGAAGGCTGTCGAACAGCTCAGCCATCTGGCCAACGACCTTCAGGGGCTCATCCACAGATTCAAAACAGGCAAATAG
- a CDS encoding YebC/PmpR family DNA-binding transcriptional regulator: protein MAGHSKWANIKHRKAAQDAKKGKAFTKVAKEIAVAAKEGGADPVMNSRLRLALDKAKECNLPKDNIERAIKKGSGEGNENAYEEITYEGYGPGGVAILIKALTDNRNRTVAEVRSTMNKKGGNMGEAGCVAWIFETKGIIEISKEKADEETLFELALELGAEDVKDEGDVFQVVTEVSSYFSVKTALEEKKYDINYSEVTMKPKNTISLGVEDLKKLFTITDALEDLDDVQEVFSNFDADEATMAAMDE from the coding sequence ATGGCCGGACATAGCAAATGGGCAAACATTAAGCACCGCAAAGCGGCGCAGGACGCAAAGAAGGGAAAGGCTTTCACAAAGGTGGCAAAAGAGATAGCCGTCGCCGCTAAAGAGGGCGGAGCCGACCCCGTGATGAACTCACGTCTGCGTCTGGCTCTAGATAAGGCGAAAGAGTGCAACCTGCCCAAAGACAACATCGAAAGAGCTATCAAAAAAGGAAGCGGCGAAGGCAACGAAAACGCTTACGAAGAAATAACATACGAAGGCTACGGCCCCGGCGGCGTGGCTATCCTTATAAAAGCCCTGACAGACAACAGAAACAGAACTGTTGCGGAAGTTCGCAGCACAATGAACAAAAAGGGCGGAAACATGGGCGAAGCAGGATGCGTCGCATGGATATTTGAAACCAAAGGCATCATAGAAATTTCAAAAGAGAAGGCAGACGAGGAGACACTTTTCGAACTCGCCCTTGAGCTTGGCGCAGAGGACGTTAAGGACGAAGGCGACGTTTTTCAGGTTGTAACCGAAGTCAGCAGCTATTTCTCAGTTAAAACTGCTCTGGAAGAAAAGAAATACGACATAAATTATTCCGAGGTCACCATGAAACCCAAGAACACCATCTCTCTGGGTGTTGAAGACCTTAAAAAACTGTTCACCATCACTGATGCACTGGAGGACCTTGACGACGTTCAGGAGGTTTTCTCCAACTTTGACGCAGACGAAGCCACAATGGCGGCGATGGACGAATAA
- a CDS encoding sirohydrochlorin cobaltochelatase has translation MRTLFTSVLMLLFAATGVFASEVEMEKDKTAVVIAAFGTTYESSLDSLLKIEKDVKAAVGENVPVRMAFTSNIIRKVWHKRQDDAGYKASHKGKVPDYLYDVKNVLGTMADLQNEGYRNIVVQPTYLTAGEEYADLVAYVEGLGGIKTMKDRWKPFNHLAVGDPIMGSYDYRGNLESLAKALKKDIDAAAASSSALVYMGHGNEHLSTGVYYELERLLNQTYPSVKSYIGVVEGHPELDEVVEKLKRDKVKKVLLKPLMIVAGDHANNDMAGDEDDSWKVVLTKAGIKVNPVLEGLGDNSEVRGIIVDNLLKAAKEADIELK, from the coding sequence ATGCGTACTTTGTTTACGTCCGTACTTATGCTCCTCTTCGCCGCTACAGGTGTTTTTGCATCGGAGGTGGAGATGGAAAAGGACAAAACGGCAGTGGTCATAGCCGCATTCGGCACCACTTATGAATCCTCACTGGATTCACTGCTTAAGATCGAAAAGGACGTTAAGGCGGCGGTGGGCGAAAATGTGCCCGTCCGCATGGCGTTCACATCGAACATCATCAGAAAGGTATGGCACAAAAGACAGGACGATGCCGGATATAAGGCGTCGCACAAAGGCAAAGTGCCCGACTATCTTTATGATGTCAAAAACGTTCTGGGAACAATGGCCGATCTTCAGAACGAAGGCTACCGCAATATTGTGGTTCAGCCGACATATCTGACCGCCGGAGAGGAATATGCCGATCTGGTGGCCTATGTTGAAGGTCTCGGCGGAATAAAGACCATGAAGGACAGATGGAAACCCTTCAATCACCTTGCGGTGGGCGATCCCATTATGGGCAGCTACGACTACAGGGGGAATCTGGAATCGCTGGCAAAGGCTCTGAAAAAGGATATAGATGCGGCAGCGGCCTCGTCTTCCGCCCTTGTTTACATGGGGCATGGGAACGAACACCTTTCCACAGGGGTCTATTACGAGCTTGAAAGACTGCTCAACCAGACCTACCCCAGCGTAAAAAGCTACATAGGGGTTGTGGAGGGGCATCCGGAGCTTGACGAAGTGGTTGAGAAACTGAAAAGGGATAAAGTTAAAAAAGTTCTGCTTAAGCCGTTGATGATAGTTGCGGGCGACCACGCCAACAACGATATGGCGGGTGATGAGGATGATTCATGGAAAGTTGTTCTCACCAAGGCAGGAATAAAGGTCAATCCGGTTCTGGAAGGGCTTGGCGACAATTCCGAAGTTCGCGGGATAATCGTTGACAACCTGCTGAAAGCGGCCAAAGAAGCGGATATAGAGCTTAAATAA
- the ruvC gene encoding crossover junction endodeoxyribonuclease RuvC produces the protein MPAIVMGVDPGLNCTGIGIVQVWPGKVEYVAHKVVRTDSKETLPQRLAVICQGVREAVDEFKPSYSAVEDVFYSVNVKSAMLLGQTRGAIIATLLSSGLEVREFTALQIKKAVVGYGKADKAQVKHMVEILLGRKIGNVPMDATDALACGICLGLNLTGRFVS, from the coding sequence ATGCCTGCAATTGTAATGGGGGTTGACCCCGGGCTTAACTGCACGGGAATAGGTATTGTGCAGGTATGGCCCGGCAAGGTCGAATACGTTGCCCACAAAGTCGTTCGCACCGACTCAAAAGAGACCCTGCCCCAGAGGCTGGCTGTCATTTGTCAGGGAGTGCGTGAGGCTGTGGACGAGTTCAAACCCTCATATTCGGCTGTCGAGGATGTTTTCTATTCGGTGAACGTTAAAAGTGCCATGCTTCTGGGACAAACCAGGGGTGCGATAATAGCCACCCTGCTCTCCAGCGGCCTTGAGGTGCGGGAGTTCACCGCTTTGCAGATAAAAAAGGCGGTTGTGGGCTACGGAAAGGCCGACAAGGCGCAGGTAAAGCATATGGTTGAGATACTTCTGGGGCGCAAAATAGGCAACGTGCCCATGGATGCAACGGATGCACTGGCCTGCGGGATCTGTCTTGGACTCAATCTTACGGGGAGGTTCGTATCATGA
- the cobA gene encoding uroporphyrinogen-III C-methyltransferase — MKSELIIIGAGLGAKSITLEGVEALKSADSVLYDRLVHPDVIDMIPDTAEAVSVGKNPYAKNCIRQEEINSAIEEHLKRHRRVVRLKGGDSTLFARSLEETETAEKCGASSKIIPGVTSASTLAAKMSQALTDRRTVSGCVFITGHSKNGDCPYSFKALAELGLTIVVYMGVRNGGYIASELIKHGMSGNTQVLIGSKLESPEERLCVTTLASLGDVLATGDYDHPATIIIGDVTG; from the coding sequence ATGAAGAGTGAACTGATAATAATCGGAGCCGGGCTGGGCGCAAAATCCATCACACTGGAAGGTGTCGAAGCTCTGAAAAGTGCTGACAGTGTGCTTTACGACAGACTGGTGCATCCGGATGTGATAGATATGATCCCCGATACGGCCGAGGCTGTCAGCGTGGGCAAGAATCCCTATGCGAAAAACTGCATCCGTCAGGAGGAGATAAACTCCGCCATTGAGGAGCATCTTAAAAGGCACAGACGGGTGGTCAGGCTCAAAGGCGGCGACAGCACACTGTTTGCCCGTTCCCTTGAGGAGACTGAAACTGCGGAAAAGTGCGGGGCTTCATCAAAGATAATTCCGGGTGTGACATCGGCATCAACCCTTGCGGCGAAGATGTCTCAGGCGCTCACCGACAGAAGAACCGTTTCCGGCTGTGTGTTCATCACAGGACACTCAAAGAACGGCGACTGTCCGTACAGCTTTAAGGCTCTGGCGGAACTGGGACTGACCATCGTAGTTTACATGGGTGTCAGGAACGGCGGATATATCGCCTCGGAGCTGATTAAGCACGGGATGAGCGGAAACACTCAGGTGCTTATAGGCAGTAAGCTGGAATCACCGGAGGAGAGACTCTGCGTGACCACACTTGCTTCGCTTGGTGACGTTCTGGCCACAGGGGACTATGACCATCCTGCCACCATCATCATTGGTGACGTTACGGGGTAG
- the pssA gene encoding CDP-diacylglycerol--serine O-phosphatidyltransferase — protein sequence MNAVQNKNYVLPNLVTIMSLFCGFYSIIASLNGQYTLAASATLVAFVFDGLDGKIARLMNATSDFGIQLDSLSDLVSFGVAPAILVYRWALEPYGRLGWMAAFLFVACGALRLARFNVMTKKIDPRYFIGLPIPAAAGVIASSVLFVKEYIGNPADITLPVWFTFTIYILAFLMVSNVKYFSGKTMSQHKSYNVLVMFVLAIFVIGLIPELALFVLSVGYALSGLLLFAYKRLRHPAGQTEEPFGTEV from the coding sequence ATGAACGCTGTTCAGAACAAAAATTATGTTCTGCCGAACCTCGTGACCATCATGAGTCTCTTTTGCGGTTTCTATTCCATCATAGCCTCACTCAACGGACAATATACCCTTGCCGCCAGTGCGACACTGGTTGCCTTCGTTTTCGACGGGCTTGACGGAAAGATAGCACGCCTCATGAACGCCACAAGCGACTTCGGAATTCAGCTGGACTCATTGAGCGACCTTGTGTCTTTCGGTGTGGCTCCCGCAATCCTTGTCTACAGATGGGCTCTGGAGCCCTACGGCAGACTGGGCTGGATGGCCGCTTTCCTTTTTGTTGCGTGCGGTGCTCTGCGCCTTGCCCGCTTCAACGTCATGACCAAAAAAATCGATCCCAGATACTTCATCGGACTGCCCATTCCCGCTGCCGCAGGAGTGATAGCATCCAGCGTGCTCTTCGTGAAGGAATATATAGGCAACCCTGCCGACATAACCCTTCCCGTCTGGTTCACTTTCACAATATACATCCTTGCTTTCCTCATGGTCAGCAATGTCAAATATTTCAGCGGAAAGACAATGTCTCAGCACAAGTCCTATAACGTACTGGTAATGTTCGTACTTGCCATTTTCGTAATAGGTCTCATCCCCGAACTTGCGCTATTTGTTCTATCCGTCGGCTACGCTCTCAGCGGCCTGCTGCTATTTGCGTACAAACGTCTAAGACACCCTGCGGGGCAAACTGAGGAACCTTTCGGAACAGAAGTGTGA